A window of Mangifera indica cultivar Alphonso chromosome 11, CATAS_Mindica_2.1, whole genome shotgun sequence contains these coding sequences:
- the LOC123228833 gene encoding probable WRKY transcription factor 7 produces MAVELMMGYGCADGFAASTQMEENAVREAASAGMQSIGEFIKLLSRNQVPEQHFPEASSSSNLETDKEIKVAAEVAVNNFKRVISLLDRPRTGHARFRRAPLSPPPVIPQKEQKQVAEAGPSVLSINHQSNEQVSAFKVYCPTPIHRLPPLPHNHHPHQVHKTPSVAVIKTMYAERSDVPTTINFSPPTSFISSLTGDTDTIQPSFSSGFQFTTPSHVQSVGKPPLSSSSLKRKCNSLDDAALKCGSSSGRCHCSKKRKSRVKKVVRVPAISSKMADIPPDDFSWRKYGQKPIKGSPHPRGYYKCSSVRGCPARKHVERALDDPMMLIVTYEGDHSHSVPIHDAPAAVVLESS; encoded by the exons ATGGCTGTGGAGCTTATGATGGGTTATGGTTGCGCTGATGGTTTTGCAGCATCAACCCAAATGGAAGAGAATGCTGTTCGAGAAGCTGCATCTGCTGGTATGCAGAGCATTGGTGAGTTCATCAAATTATTGTCCCGAAATCAAGTCCCCGAACAACATTTCCCAGAAGCCTCCTCTTCTTCAAATCTTGAAACCGACAAAGAAATCAAGGTTGCTGCCGAAGTCGCTGTAAACAATTTTAAGAGAGTTATTTCTTTACTGGATCGACCGAGAACTGGCCACGCTAGATTCAGAAGAGCACCTTTGAGTCCTCCGCCTGTTATTCCTcagaaagaacaaaaacaagttGCAGAAGCGGGGCCATCCGTTTTATCGATTAATCATCAATCAAACGAACAGGTTTCAGCTTTTAAGGTCTATTGCCCTACCCCAATTCATCGTTTGCCTCCTTTGCCTCATAATCACCACCCACATCAGGTTCATAAGACTCCTTCTGTGGCGGTCATCAAGACTATGTATGCAGAGAGAAGTGATGTGCCAACTACTATCAATTTTTCACCACCAACTTCGTTCATATCGTCGCTCACTGGCGATACGGATACCATACAGCCTTCTTTTTCCTCTGGGTTTCAATTCACCACTCCTTCTCATGTTCAATCGGTTGGTAAGCCGCCTTTATCTTCGTCTTCTCTTAAAAGAAAGTGCAATTCCTTGGATGATGCTGCGCTAAAGTGTGGTTCATCTTCTGGCCGCTGCCATTGTTCCAAGAAAAG GAAATCAAGGGTTAAGAAAGTTGTTAGAGTCCCTGCAATTAGCTCCAAGATGGCCGATATTCCACCTGATGATTTCTCCTGGAGAAAATATGGCCAAAAACCCATCAAAGGCTCCCCTCATCCAAG GGGATATTACAAATGCAGTAGTGTTAGAGGCTGCCCAGCACGCAAACATGTAGAACGAGCACTCGACGATCCAATGATGCTGATTGTGACATACGAAGGAGATCACAGTCACTCTGTGCCTATCCATGATGCGCCTGCTGCAGTGGTCCTCGAATCATCTTAG